One stretch of Muribaculum intestinale DNA includes these proteins:
- a CDS encoding DUF4271 domain-containing protein, which translates to MQFQQYSHPDDAPTELWISGLTQDSVGYTTGLAATDRPELPGYNSGVLCMVIAMMLLVIFNARHYGRFFRRLVKNVWSIRVRTNLFDEHTVNETRIMIALIVQVCVCESLLGVTWMTSHGYTFTSGGLAAAAAIGTLITCLYYVAQIVVYRIVGYAFTSRLLCIQWIQGFNSTQTLLGFALLVPTLISLFYPSASEGLITVSVCLYILARIVFICKGFRIFYHNFFSLTYFILYLCSVEIIPLILVYRGISSICCNFLS; encoded by the coding sequence ATGCAATTCCAGCAGTACTCCCATCCGGACGACGCGCCCACCGAACTGTGGATAAGCGGACTTACGCAAGACAGCGTAGGATACACTACCGGACTTGCCGCCACAGACCGTCCGGAACTGCCGGGATACAACTCCGGAGTACTTTGCATGGTGATAGCGATGATGCTGCTCGTAATATTCAACGCTCGCCATTACGGACGATTCTTCAGGCGCCTTGTGAAAAATGTATGGAGCATACGCGTACGAACCAATCTGTTTGACGAGCATACTGTCAACGAGACCCGCATAATGATAGCCTTGATTGTGCAGGTATGTGTGTGCGAATCTCTGCTCGGAGTCACATGGATGACCAGTCACGGATACACATTTACCTCCGGAGGGTTGGCTGCTGCTGCTGCAATAGGCACACTCATCACGTGCCTTTACTATGTAGCACAGATTGTCGTATACAGAATAGTCGGCTATGCATTCACATCGCGTCTGCTGTGCATACAGTGGATTCAGGGCTTCAACTCCACCCAGACCCTTTTGGGCTTCGCCCTGCTCGTGCCTACCCTTATATCTCTTTTCTATCCGTCGGCATCTGAAGGTCTTATTACCGTATCGGTGTGCCTATACATCCTGGCCCGGATTGTGTTTATCTGCAAAGGTTTTAGGATTTTTTACCACAATTTCTTCTCATTGACATATTTTATTTTGTACCTTTGCAGCGTGGAAATTATTCCTTTGATTTTAGTATACAGAGGGATATCTTCTATTTGTTGTAATTTTCTGAGTTAA
- a CDS encoding AAA family ATPase — MAIEKAKEAQVVIMCGVSGSGKTFFARRLEQAGFCRISSDDIVWNKYGSDFTHFPLQRQKEIFMEAQHELAQQMISLIDIGKKVVVDSTMCRRAKRDQMRALCISKGIQPVIVYMSAPLHILKERLSERKDTGPDDLIVDEKNLYRFYTNFEIPYIDENAIICNSI; from the coding sequence GTGGCCATAGAAAAAGCCAAAGAAGCACAGGTAGTAATTATGTGCGGAGTAAGCGGTTCGGGAAAGACGTTTTTCGCCCGCAGGCTTGAACAAGCAGGGTTCTGCCGCATTTCATCCGACGACATCGTATGGAATAAATATGGCAGTGACTTCACACATTTCCCACTCCAACGACAGAAAGAAATATTCATGGAGGCTCAACATGAGCTGGCCCAACAGATGATATCGCTTATTGACATCGGTAAGAAAGTAGTTGTCGACTCAACCATGTGCCGCCGTGCAAAGCGCGACCAAATGCGGGCCCTATGCATCAGCAAAGGGATACAGCCGGTCATAGTCTATATGTCGGCCCCGCTGCACATACTCAAAGAAAGACTATCGGAGCGCAAAGACACAGGCCCTGATGACCTGATAGTAGACGAGAAGAATCTCTACCGGTTCTACACCAATTTCGAGATACCATATATTGATGAAAATGCAATCATATGCAATTCCATCTGA
- the yidD gene encoding membrane protein insertion efficiency factor YidD: MKRLTVRLLILPIQFYRAAISPHFPPSCRFTPTCSQYAIEAIQRHGPLRGMWLTLRRLSRCHPWGGSGYDPVP, translated from the coding sequence ATAAAGCGATTGACAGTCCGGTTGCTGATATTACCGATACAATTTTACCGCGCGGCCATCTCCCCACATTTCCCTCCGTCGTGCCGCTTCACCCCGACATGCAGCCAATATGCCATTGAGGCCATACAACGCCACGGCCCACTGCGCGGCATGTGGCTCACACTACGACGGCTGTCGAGATGCCATCCATGGGGAGGGAGCGGATATGATCCGGTACCTTAA
- a CDS encoding riboflavin synthase produces MFSGIVEEAAKVVAVKRDGGNVHLTLECSFTDELRIDQSVSHNGVCLTVVALPGDGTYTVTAIQETLERSNLGDLREGDLVNVERSMVMNGRLDGHIVQGHVDCTAICAELREVDGSTYFRFDYNVAPEMARRGYVTVEKGSVTVNGVSLTVCNSQIDSFEVAIIPYTMEHTNFCRIKKGTRVNLEFDIIGKYLSRLMEVKDN; encoded by the coding sequence ATGTTTTCCGGAATAGTAGAAGAAGCCGCCAAAGTAGTGGCGGTAAAACGCGATGGCGGCAACGTACATCTTACCCTTGAATGTTCCTTTACCGACGAACTGCGTATCGACCAGTCGGTGTCGCACAATGGTGTGTGTCTTACCGTTGTAGCTCTACCCGGCGACGGCACATACACTGTCACAGCCATACAGGAGACACTCGAACGAAGCAATCTCGGCGACCTCCGGGAAGGCGACCTGGTAAATGTGGAGCGCTCAATGGTGATGAACGGACGTCTCGACGGACATATCGTACAAGGCCATGTAGACTGCACCGCAATATGCGCCGAACTGCGCGAAGTCGATGGCAGCACCTACTTCCGTTTCGACTACAATGTAGCGCCCGAGATGGCCCGTCGCGGATATGTGACAGTAGAGAAAGGCTCGGTGACAGTAAACGGAGTAAGCCTTACCGTATGCAACTCGCAGATTGACTCGTTTGAGGTAGCCATAATACCCTACACCATGGAGCATACCAATTTCTGCCGTATAAAGAAAGGAACCCGAGTAAATCTCGAATTCGACATAATAGGCAAATACCTAAGCCGACTGATGGAAGTAAAAGACAATTGA
- a CDS encoding glycosyltransferase, with translation MNESKRLPRVLVVNKFYYRRGGDCVYTLNLEHMLRSAGHEVAVFAMRYPLNESADWEDYFPTEVSFSGSLTQKLRAVRRMLGSDDVASCFTALLNDFRPEIVHLSNIHSYLSPALASIAHALGIKVVWTLHDYKLLCPSYSRLSGGKVCDRCHSSRFKTCVLHTRCMKSSGVASILAWIESLRWRRRMLSRDTDAFICPSAFMAHEMELGKYPVEKLYTLNNFIPAIPAPPTGQRGKYYCYVGRLSEEKGVETLLEAATMLQHELRIAGSGPLYGKLKAKYDSWPQITFLGQLDSDGVAKLLGEAACSVLPSEWYENNPLGIIESLCAGTPVVGAEIGGIPELIDDNNGLTFTPGDSKALAAAIDAAVYGPWNHEQIRRDAISRFNPETYYARLLSIYKSIL, from the coding sequence ATGAACGAGAGCAAAAGGCTGCCACGTGTGCTGGTGGTAAACAAATTCTATTACCGCAGGGGAGGCGACTGCGTATATACGCTCAATCTTGAGCATATGCTCCGTAGCGCCGGACATGAGGTCGCGGTGTTCGCGATGCGCTATCCGCTTAACGAATCCGCCGACTGGGAGGACTATTTCCCTACAGAAGTATCATTTTCAGGCAGTCTTACTCAGAAATTGAGAGCAGTACGCCGTATGCTCGGCTCCGACGATGTGGCAAGCTGTTTCACAGCGCTGCTCAATGATTTTCGGCCTGAGATAGTTCATCTCAGCAACATACATTCATACCTGTCGCCGGCACTTGCATCAATCGCCCATGCCCTAGGGATAAAGGTAGTGTGGACTCTCCACGACTACAAACTGCTATGCCCCTCCTACAGCAGACTTTCAGGAGGCAAAGTATGCGACCGCTGCCACTCGTCACGCTTCAAGACATGTGTACTCCATACCCGATGCATGAAATCCTCGGGGGTGGCAAGCATTTTGGCATGGATTGAGTCATTGCGCTGGCGCCGACGTATGCTGAGCCGTGATACTGACGCTTTTATATGCCCAAGCGCATTCATGGCCCACGAAATGGAATTGGGAAAATATCCGGTAGAAAAACTATACACTCTCAACAACTTTATCCCCGCCATACCGGCTCCCCCCACCGGACAACGTGGAAAATACTACTGCTATGTCGGACGCCTGTCGGAAGAGAAAGGTGTGGAAACGCTGCTCGAAGCCGCGACAATGCTGCAACATGAACTCCGCATAGCCGGGAGCGGACCGCTTTATGGCAAACTAAAAGCCAAGTACGACAGCTGGCCGCAAATCACTTTCCTCGGACAACTCGACAGTGACGGTGTGGCAAAACTGCTCGGGGAAGCCGCGTGCTCGGTGCTCCCGTCAGAATGGTATGAAAACAATCCGCTGGGCATAATCGAGTCATTATGCGCAGGTACCCCGGTAGTGGGAGCCGAAATCGGCGGAATACCCGAACTGATTGACGACAACAACGGCCTGACCTTCACCCCGGGGGATTCCAAGGCACTGGCGGCGGCAATAGACGCAGCAGTGTATGGTCCCTGGAATCATGAACAGATACGTCGCGACGCCATATCACGGTTCAACCCCGAGACCTATTACGCACGCCTCCTCTCCATATATAAATCCATACTGTAA
- a CDS encoding DUF362 domain-containing protein: MEKENPSKVYFCSRINAENLVKAYQALGREAKGRVAIKLSTGEAGNPNHLSTDVIKQLVQLTKGTIVECNTAYEGRRNTVAEHMQTAAEHGFTAIADVDIMDAEGDIELPVRNGRHLNRNYVGKNWENYDFTIVLSHFKGHPMAGFGGALKNVAIGMASSRGKAWIHTAGRSLDVPVDWENVPSQEDFLESMAEACESVFDKAGDRILYINVANNLSVDCDCVAEPETIHMEDIGILASLDPVALDRASIDMVYNSPDPGKSHLIERIESRCGTHLLDYAEQMGLGSQKYVIENIEF; the protein is encoded by the coding sequence ATGGAGAAAGAAAATCCCTCAAAAGTATATTTCTGTTCGCGAATCAATGCTGAAAATCTTGTCAAGGCATATCAGGCTCTCGGACGCGAGGCTAAAGGTCGTGTGGCAATAAAACTCTCGACCGGAGAAGCCGGCAACCCCAACCATCTAAGCACCGATGTGATAAAACAGCTGGTACAGCTTACAAAGGGCACTATAGTGGAATGCAACACAGCTTACGAGGGACGCCGCAACACTGTCGCCGAACATATGCAGACAGCCGCCGAACATGGTTTCACTGCTATAGCCGACGTAGATATAATGGATGCAGAGGGCGATATCGAGCTTCCTGTAAGAAACGGACGCCATCTGAATCGCAACTATGTAGGAAAAAACTGGGAAAATTACGACTTCACAATCGTGCTGTCGCACTTCAAGGGACATCCTATGGCAGGATTCGGCGGTGCGCTCAAGAATGTGGCTATCGGCATGGCGTCGTCGCGCGGCAAGGCATGGATACATACAGCAGGCCGCTCACTGGATGTGCCTGTCGATTGGGAGAATGTGCCCTCTCAGGAAGACTTCCTCGAATCAATGGCTGAAGCCTGCGAGTCGGTATTCGACAAGGCAGGAGACCGGATACTATACATTAACGTAGCCAACAACCTGTCGGTCGACTGCGACTGCGTGGCCGAACCGGAAACCATACACATGGAGGATATCGGCATACTCGCCTCGCTCGACCCTGTAGCGCTCGACCGTGCGAGCATCGACATGGTGTACAACTCGCCGGACCCGGGAAAATCCCACCTCATCGAACGTATCGAATCGCGCTGCGGCACCCATCTACTCGACTATGCAGAGCAGATGGGACTCGGCTCGCAGAAATATGTAATCGAGAATATCGAGTTCTGA
- a CDS encoding porin family protein, which translates to MKKLFLTALAVVSALGLSAQRASDSSEFSFWDTDEVEQSIVIGPRVGLNVSTYSVDKIDDSDLGSKVGFSAGLAVEFPIVRSFYINTGLFYTVKGAKEEVTEDGYTAKTTMTAGYLELPVYASYRLNFAEESQLQINFGPYFAYGVNGKMKYEDNEGNTDIDLFGVSDEDDYKAGLKRFDFGLGVGLGYTFHKVYLGMNYQFGLVNIADKKEWENASIKNSNFNISLGYNF; encoded by the coding sequence ATGAAAAAATTATTTCTGACTGCTCTGGCAGTAGTATCAGCTCTCGGCCTTTCGGCACAGCGTGCTTCCGATTCGTCTGAATTTTCATTCTGGGATACTGACGAAGTTGAACAGAGCATTGTCATCGGTCCGCGTGTAGGCCTGAATGTCTCTACTTACTCTGTTGATAAGATTGATGACTCCGACCTCGGTTCAAAGGTGGGATTCAGTGCCGGTCTGGCTGTAGAGTTTCCCATCGTACGTTCTTTCTATATCAATACAGGTCTGTTCTACACCGTGAAGGGCGCCAAGGAGGAGGTCACTGAAGATGGCTATACTGCCAAGACCACTATGACCGCCGGTTATCTTGAACTCCCTGTATATGCTTCTTATCGTCTTAACTTCGCGGAAGAGTCGCAGCTTCAGATTAACTTTGGTCCCTATTTCGCTTATGGTGTAAACGGCAAAATGAAATATGAGGATAACGAAGGAAATACTGATATAGATCTTTTTGGCGTTTCTGACGAGGATGACTATAAGGCCGGCTTAAAGCGTTTTGATTTCGGTCTGGGCGTAGGTCTCGGATATACTTTCCATAAGGTATATCTTGGCATGAACTATCAGTTCGGTCTTGTCAACATCGCAGATAAGAAGGAATGGGAGAATGCTTCGATAAAGAACAGCAACTTTAATATATCGCTGGGCTATAACTTCTGA
- a CDS encoding PD40 domain-containing protein, which translates to MNKIFAAILTISLLAVNAEAKKIKFDYSVVNVPEEGGVNFERITDDADCVLYTVNNRTGIFGKKKASGVDWWVNPQIAISPDGQKIAYINLKNGTQNIMVKNAKKGGASVQRTFRTAVEDFSWSPDGTTLCFTEVRNGHHGIYLVNAEQGSVVKQISGGNDNDYGGVLSRDGNTIFFHRGEGFQSYSIWSYDRKTNLFSNYSRGMTPVLIPGKDNEIYCARFTDQKESEIWRINFETGVEEIILSQPGRSFTTPQLSPDGKWLLVTGTSVSEKDKAINTDIFVVRTDGTNLTQLTYHPGNDMSAIWSPDGKYIYFLSQRGSANRIFNVWKMSFDL; encoded by the coding sequence ATGAATAAAATTTTCGCAGCCATCCTTACAATTTCGCTTCTGGCAGTAAATGCAGAGGCTAAAAAGATAAAGTTTGACTACTCTGTCGTAAATGTACCTGAAGAGGGAGGTGTTAATTTTGAGCGTATTACCGACGATGCCGATTGTGTGTTGTATACTGTCAACAATCGTACGGGCATATTCGGCAAGAAGAAAGCCTCGGGGGTAGACTGGTGGGTAAACCCGCAGATAGCCATATCGCCCGACGGACAGAAGATAGCTTATATCAATCTCAAAAATGGTACTCAGAATATTATGGTGAAGAATGCCAAGAAGGGCGGTGCAAGCGTGCAGCGCACATTCCGTACAGCTGTCGAGGACTTCAGCTGGAGTCCCGACGGTACTACTCTGTGTTTTACTGAAGTACGCAACGGACATCACGGCATATATCTTGTTAATGCCGAGCAGGGATCGGTGGTTAAACAGATTTCAGGAGGTAATGACAATGACTATGGAGGTGTTCTTTCCCGCGATGGAAATACCATTTTCTTCCACCGTGGAGAGGGATTTCAGTCATACAGCATATGGAGCTATGACCGCAAGACCAACCTTTTTTCCAACTATTCTCGTGGCATGACACCGGTGTTGATTCCCGGAAAGGATAATGAGATATATTGCGCACGTTTCACCGACCAGAAGGAGAGCGAGATATGGCGTATCAATTTTGAGACCGGTGTAGAGGAGATAATATTGTCGCAACCCGGACGCAGCTTCACCACTCCGCAGCTTTCACCTGACGGCAAATGGCTACTGGTGACAGGTACAAGTGTATCGGAAAAGGATAAGGCAATAAATACCGACATTTTTGTAGTGCGTACTGACGGTACTAATCTTACCCAGCTTACTTATCATCCCGGCAACGATATGTCGGCAATATGGTCGCCCGACGGAAAGTATATCTATTTCCTTTCCCAGCGCGGCTCGGCCAACCGCATATTCAACGTATGGAAAATGTCATTCGACCTTTGA
- the uxuA gene encoding mannonate dehydratase: protein MEKTWRWFGPNDPITLEMLRQIGVEGIVTALHSVPLGQVWSREAIREMREFIESRGLRWSVVESLPVTETIKYGGPDRDLQIEIYKESLRNLGKEGVRTVCYNFMPILDWARTDLEYPNPDGTSNLYFNNAEFAYFDINILQREGARNDYPTDVINRMEAMGRLTPEKEQQLIENIIIKTQGFVSGNFSEADFDPVGKFRDLLKLYEGIDKEHLRANMKYFLEAIMPVCDEYGINMCVHPDDPPKPVLGLPRIVTCDEDIRWLLDAVPDRHNGLTFCAGSLSAGIHNDVCLLAEKYAGRTHFAHFRICQVMPDGDFKESSHLDPRLIEVIRTFSRLNPDVPMRVDHAPLMLGDEKMGYNAGYSFHGRMLALGMISGIMATIDTENQKS, encoded by the coding sequence ATGGAAAAAACATGGCGCTGGTTTGGTCCTAATGACCCCATTACCCTCGAAATGCTACGACAGATTGGAGTAGAGGGTATTGTAACAGCATTACACAGTGTGCCGCTCGGACAGGTATGGAGCCGCGAGGCCATACGTGAAATGCGTGAATTTATTGAAAGTCGCGGACTGCGATGGAGCGTTGTAGAGTCTTTGCCCGTCACCGAGACCATCAAATACGGAGGGCCTGACCGCGACCTACAGATAGAAATCTATAAGGAGAGTTTGCGCAATCTCGGCAAGGAGGGTGTGCGCACTGTGTGCTACAATTTTATGCCTATACTCGACTGGGCGCGTACCGATCTGGAGTACCCTAATCCCGACGGCACCTCAAATCTCTATTTTAACAATGCCGAGTTCGCATATTTCGACATAAATATACTGCAACGCGAAGGCGCTCGCAATGACTACCCTACCGATGTAATAAATCGCATGGAGGCTATGGGCCGCCTAACTCCCGAAAAAGAGCAACAGCTTATCGAAAATATAATAATCAAGACCCAGGGATTTGTAAGCGGCAACTTTTCGGAGGCCGACTTCGACCCCGTCGGCAAATTCCGCGATTTGCTGAAACTCTATGAGGGCATCGACAAGGAGCATCTGCGTGCCAACATGAAGTATTTCCTCGAAGCTATAATGCCCGTATGCGACGAATATGGCATCAACATGTGTGTGCATCCCGACGACCCCCCCAAGCCTGTGCTCGGACTGCCTCGCATAGTGACATGCGATGAGGATATCCGCTGGCTTCTTGATGCTGTGCCCGACCGTCACAACGGCCTTACTTTCTGTGCAGGCTCGCTCTCGGCCGGAATACACAACGATGTATGCCTTCTTGCGGAGAAATACGCCGGTCGTACCCACTTCGCCCATTTCCGCATATGCCAGGTAATGCCCGACGGCGACTTCAAGGAATCATCCCATCTCGACCCGCGCCTGATTGAGGTAATACGCACATTCAGCCGCCTGAATCCCGACGTACCCATGCGCGTCGACCACGCGCCGCTCATGCTTGGCGATGAAAAGATGGGCTACAATGCAGGATATTCATTCCATGGACGCATGCTTGCCCTTGGCATGATAAGCGGTATCATGGCTACAATCGACACTGAAAATCAAAAATCATGA
- a CDS encoding uroporphyrinogen-III synthase, whose amino-acid sequence MKVKKVLVSQPKPASEKSPYYEIAEKYGVEIEFRPFIKVEGLTAKEFRQSRINLSDFTAVIFTARTAVDHFFRLCEEMRYSVPDTLKYFCTTEAIANYLQKYIVYRKRKIFFVTTGKLDDLLPSLLKHNKERYLYAVSDVHNDAANILDRNNINYTKAVMYRTVSNDFQPGEPFDYDMLLFFSPMGIDSLLKNFPEFHQNDIQIGCFGATTAQAVRNAGLRLDMEAPTQKAPSMTAALDAFLKEHN is encoded by the coding sequence GTGAAAGTAAAGAAAGTACTGGTGTCGCAGCCAAAGCCTGCCTCTGAAAAATCCCCTTATTACGAGATCGCGGAGAAATATGGTGTGGAAATCGAATTCCGTCCATTCATCAAGGTTGAGGGACTTACGGCGAAGGAATTTCGCCAGTCGCGCATAAATCTGTCAGACTTTACTGCAGTCATATTCACAGCCCGCACGGCTGTTGATCATTTCTTCCGTCTATGTGAAGAGATGCGTTACAGTGTACCCGACACACTGAAGTATTTCTGCACAACCGAGGCCATTGCCAATTATCTGCAAAAGTATATCGTATACCGCAAGCGTAAGATTTTCTTCGTGACTACCGGTAAACTCGACGACCTGTTGCCATCGCTTCTCAAGCATAATAAAGAGCGTTATCTCTATGCAGTCAGCGATGTACACAATGATGCAGCCAACATCCTCGACCGCAACAACATCAACTATACCAAGGCCGTGATGTACCGCACTGTAAGCAACGACTTTCAGCCCGGCGAGCCATTTGACTACGATATGCTCCTGTTCTTCAGCCCGATGGGTATTGACTCACTGCTCAAGAACTTCCCGGAATTCCATCAGAACGACATACAGATAGGCTGCTTCGGAGCAACAACAGCCCAGGCTGTACGTAACGCCGGTCTGCGTCTGGACATGGAAGCCCCCACACAGAAAGCTCCGTCAATGACCGCCGCTCTCGATGCATTTCTGAAAGAGCACAATTAA
- a CDS encoding TatD family hydrolase, whose translation MFDFHTHNPDAIDAMINAEPGFIPRQGAIYSVGIHPWNCANVTDMELRRLDADARLDCVKAIGETGLDKLRGAPIERQTELLIHHIALSEELHKPLVLHIVRAFPEIIALKHRFKPRKPWIIHGFRGKPQQAAELLRHGFYLSLGKHFNQESAKIIPSERLLAETDDSDMDITEIAAMLPTLDPALPSKILSLKIS comes from the coding sequence ATGTTTGACTTCCATACACACAATCCCGATGCCATCGACGCTATGATAAACGCAGAACCGGGATTCATACCTCGACAAGGAGCAATATACTCGGTAGGAATACATCCATGGAACTGCGCCAATGTAACTGACATGGAACTGCGACGGCTGGATGCCGACGCACGGCTCGACTGCGTAAAGGCAATAGGTGAGACCGGTCTCGATAAACTTCGCGGCGCGCCAATCGAACGACAGACAGAACTGCTGATACACCACATAGCCCTCAGCGAGGAACTACACAAACCCCTTGTATTGCACATAGTGAGGGCATTCCCTGAAATCATAGCGCTCAAACACAGGTTTAAGCCTCGGAAGCCATGGATAATCCACGGCTTCCGAGGCAAACCTCAACAAGCTGCCGAACTGTTGCGCCACGGATTCTACCTCTCATTAGGCAAACATTTCAATCAAGAATCAGCTAAAATCATACCATCAGAAAGATTGCTGGCAGAGACTGATGACTCCGATATGGATATAACCGAGATTGCAGCCATGCTCCCTACCCTCGATCCGGCACTCCCTTCAAAAATTCTCAGCTTAAAAATTTCATAG
- a CDS encoding TIGR00730 family Rossman fold protein: MTTHKGIAVYCASSDRLAKAYYDCAREVGRQLALRGVPVINGGGRMGLMAATTEGAIEAGGTSIGVLPSFMLDRGWNHPALTETIRTADMHERKHTMARMSRGAIALPGGIGTFEEMFEIITWRQLELYTGPMVICNVMGFYDKLLEFLAHVDEEHFMRPGAPARLWRVASSAEEAVDMALAPADIITDDYTQGKF, encoded by the coding sequence ATGACAACACATAAAGGTATAGCGGTATATTGCGCATCGTCCGACAGGCTTGCCAAGGCCTACTACGACTGCGCGCGCGAGGTGGGAAGACAGCTCGCTCTGCGCGGTGTGCCGGTAATCAACGGCGGAGGCCGCATGGGACTAATGGCGGCTACAACCGAAGGTGCCATTGAGGCCGGAGGCACATCAATAGGCGTGTTGCCATCGTTCATGCTCGACCGCGGATGGAATCATCCGGCCCTTACTGAAACAATCCGCACAGCCGACATGCACGAACGCAAGCATACCATGGCCCGCATGTCGCGCGGAGCAATCGCACTGCCTGGAGGTATCGGCACATTTGAAGAGATGTTCGAAATAATCACATGGCGCCAGCTCGAATTATATACAGGCCCCATGGTGATATGCAACGTCATGGGATTCTACGACAAGTTGCTCGAGTTCCTGGCGCATGTGGATGAAGAGCATTTCATGCGCCCCGGCGCTCCGGCCCGACTCTGGCGTGTGGCCTCATCGGCAGAAGAAGCTGTAGATATGGCTCTCGCTCCTGCCGATATAATCACCGACGACTATACACAAGGAAAATTCTGA
- a CDS encoding SDR family oxidoreductase, translating into MTNLFDIKGNVTVITGGTGVLGRAIARYLALNGAYVIILGRKESTGAEIVADTREAIAAEKASGSIEFLKTDVMEREVLENNLQYIIENYGRVDTLLNAAGGNMPGAVINPDKTFFDLDPSQFRRVLDLNLTGTVIPTQVFLKPMVEQSKGVIINFSSMAAFRPLTRVCGYAAAKAGISNFTAYLATECAKKFGEGIRVNAIAPGFFITEQNRSLLTNPDGSYTERGRDVIRQTPFGRMGEAEELCGTIHYLMSEASRFVTGTVAIVDGGFNAFAM; encoded by the coding sequence ATGACAAATCTGTTTGACATAAAGGGCAACGTCACTGTAATCACAGGAGGCACAGGTGTGCTTGGACGCGCTATCGCCCGATATCTCGCCCTCAACGGCGCATATGTGATAATACTTGGCCGCAAAGAAAGCACAGGAGCTGAAATAGTGGCTGATACCCGTGAGGCCATAGCCGCAGAAAAAGCCTCAGGAAGCATCGAGTTCCTTAAGACCGATGTAATGGAGCGCGAAGTCCTTGAAAATAACCTCCAATATATCATAGAGAACTACGGACGTGTCGACACACTGCTCAATGCAGCCGGAGGCAATATGCCCGGAGCGGTAATAAACCCCGACAAGACTTTTTTCGATCTTGACCCTTCGCAATTCCGGAGAGTGCTCGACCTCAACCTTACCGGCACGGTAATCCCGACACAGGTATTCCTTAAGCCCATGGTAGAGCAGAGCAAAGGAGTCATCATCAACTTCTCGTCAATGGCCGCATTCCGTCCGCTGACCCGAGTATGCGGATATGCGGCAGCCAAGGCCGGTATTTCCAATTTCACAGCCTATCTTGCCACCGAATGCGCAAAAAAATTCGGCGAAGGGATACGCGTCAATGCGATAGCGCCGGGATTCTTCATCACAGAGCAGAACCGGTCGCTACTTACCAATCCCGACGGAAGCTATACAGAGCGCGGACGCGACGTTATACGCCAGACACCATTCGGGCGCATGGGAGAAGCTGAAGAGCTATGCGGCACAATCCACTATCTCATGTCGGAGGCCTCGCGGTTCGTCACCGGCACAGTTGCCATCGTGGATGGAGGATTCAATGCCTTCGCCATGTGA
- a CDS encoding ribonuclease P protein component — protein sequence MVNISQHTFRLYKREKLCSDTAIDLLFSRQGGGQAALFFPLRVVWRHNQARSGGAQFMISVPKKRLRHAVDRVAMRRLIREAYRLNRRHLGEAIDMPVDIAFAYVADRHTDFRRVSHAMIKSLRRIAKSVLPDGYDSETDNSTRDKVQ from the coding sequence ATGGTAAATATATCACAGCACACTTTTCGACTGTACAAGCGCGAGAAGCTCTGCTCGGACACAGCCATCGACCTGCTCTTTTCCCGTCAAGGAGGAGGGCAGGCCGCGCTGTTTTTTCCCCTGCGCGTTGTATGGCGCCACAATCAGGCACGCAGCGGTGGAGCACAGTTTATGATAAGCGTGCCCAAAAAGCGCCTTCGCCACGCCGTGGACCGCGTTGCCATGAGAAGGCTCATCCGCGAGGCCTATCGTCTCAATCGTCGGCATCTCGGCGAAGCCATTGACATGCCCGTAGACATAGCCTTTGCATATGTGGCCGACAGACATACCGACTTCCGCCGAGTGAGCCACGCGATGATAAAGAGCCTTAGACGCATTGCCAAATCGGTACTTCCGGACGGTTATGACTCAGAAACAGACAACAGCACTCGCGACAAGGTGCAGTAA